Proteins encoded by one window of Scatophagus argus isolate fScaArg1 chromosome 4, fScaArg1.pri, whole genome shotgun sequence:
- the ela3l gene encoding elastase 3 like, with amino-acid sequence MIPIVLASVLIASALGCGNPPIEPLTSRVVNGVDAKPYSWPWQISLQYERDGVWRHTCGGSLIAANWVMTAAHCINNNFSYRVFVGKYNLVEEEAGSKAILPEKIIVHEKWNPIFVALGNDIALIKLSEYVTLTNQVQLGCIPPAGSVLPNLYPCYITGWGRVYTGGPIADKLQQALMPVADHATCSQPDWWGSAVRTSMVCAGGDGIVAGCNGDSGGPLNCKNSGGTWEVHGIASFVSGLGCNYVKKPTVFTRVSAFNDWIDQVMMNN; translated from the exons ATGATCCCCATTGTGCTGGCCTCAGTGCTCATTGCTAGCG CTCTTGGGTGTGGCAACCCACCCATTGAGCCCCTGACTTCTCGTGTGGTCAATGGAGTAGATGCCAAGCCCTACAGCTGGCCCTGGCAG aTCTCTCTGCAGTATGAGAGGGATGGTGTGTGGAGGCACACTTGTGGGGGATCTCTGATTGCTGCCAACTGGGTCatgactgctgctcactgcatCAA CAACAACTTCTCCTACAGGGTGTTTGTGGGCAAATACAACCTGGTTGAGGAAGAGGCTGGCTCCAAGGCAATCCTGCCTGAGAAGATTATTGTCCATGAGAAATGGAACCCCATCTTTGTGGCCCTCGG TAACGATATTGCCCTGATCAAGCTGTCAGAGTATGTGACTTTGACAAACCAGGTGCAGCTGGGATGCATCCCTCCTGCTGGCTCTGTGCTGCCCAACCTCTACCCCTGCTACATCACCGGCTGGGGCAGGGTGTACA CCGGAGGCCCCATTGCTGATAAGCTGCAGCAGGCTTTGATGCCTGTGGCTGACCACGCCACCTGCTCCCAGCCTGACTGGTGGGGCAGCGCTGTCAGGACCTCCATGGTGTGTGCTGGTGGGGATGGAATCGTGGCTGGATGCAAC GGCGACTCCGGCGGCCCTCTGAACTGTAAGAACTCCGGCGGCACCTGGGAGGTTCATGGCATTGCCAGCTTCGTCTCCGGCCTCGGCTGCAACTACGTGAAGAAGCCCACCGTCTTCACCAGAGTCTCCGCTTTCAACGACTGGATCGACCAG GTTATGATGAACAACTAA
- the fam219ab gene encoding protein FAM219A, giving the protein MMEEIDRFQVPSAVQEAEMQAEMQPLDPASSTASEADSDTREGEPVTINYKPSPLQIKIEKQRELARKGSLKNSNTVGSPVNQQPKKNNVMARTRLVVPNKGYSSLDQSPDEKPLVALDTDSDDDFDMSRYSSSGYSSAEQINQDLNIQLLKDGYRLDEIPDDEDLDLIPPKSVNPTCMCCQATSSTTCQIQ; this is encoded by the exons ATGATGGAAGAAATAGACAGATTTCAAGTGCCGAGCGCCGTGCAGGAGGCGGAGATGCAGGCTGAGATGCAGCCGCTG GACCCGGCGTCGTCCACGGCCTCAGAGGCGGATTCAGACACCAGAGAGGGGGAACCTGTAACTATCAACTACAAGCCCTCACCCCTGCAGATTAAAATAG agaaacagagagagttGGCCAGAAAGGGCTCATTGAAGAACAGCAACACTGTAGGAAGTCCAGTCAACCAGCAGCCTAAGAAGAACAATGTCATGGCCAGAACACG gttgGTAGTACCCAATAAAGGCTATTCCTCTTTAGACCAGAGCCCAGATGAGAAACCTTTGGTGGCCCTCGACACAgacag TGATGATGATTTTGACATGTCTAGATACTCATCGTCGGGATACTCCTCTGCTGAG CAAATCAACCAGGATCTGAACATCCAGCTACTGAAAGATGGTTACCGCCTCGACGAGATCCCAGATGATGAGGACCTGGATCTGATCCCTCCCAAGTCAGTCAACCCGACCTGCATGTGCTGCCAGGcaacctcctccaccacctgtCAAATACAGTAA